The Gimibacter soli genome includes a region encoding these proteins:
- a CDS encoding 3-keto-5-aminohexanoate cleavage protein codes for MLAADKVILTCALTGVLTDPTEHHVPVTPEQMAAEAKRAFDEGATIMHCHYRQQAPGKGHLPSWDGALAHEINEAIRAACPGVVINMTTGVVGREQGDVLKYLAHCKPEMAALNAGSLNYLKTRRDGSWAWPPMVFLNPVDKVSEMLATMKANDIVPEFECFDVGIVRSVGLYRENGMVGHADYNFVMGVASGMPCDADLLSLLVKYKGGDYPWQATLIGRQDVWPVHQRVAELGGNLRTGLEDCFYLPDGTKATSNGQMIAALAGVARKVGRSITSPEETRAALSAMAWS; via the coding sequence ATGCTCGCTGCCGACAAGGTGATCCTCACCTGCGCCCTTACCGGCGTGCTGACTGACCCGACGGAGCATCATGTGCCGGTAACCCCCGAGCAGATGGCAGCGGAAGCGAAGCGCGCCTTCGACGAGGGGGCGACGATCATGCATTGCCATTACCGGCAGCAGGCGCCGGGCAAAGGGCATCTCCCCAGCTGGGACGGGGCCTTGGCGCATGAAATCAACGAAGCGATCCGCGCCGCCTGCCCCGGTGTGGTGATCAATATGACCACTGGCGTGGTAGGGCGCGAGCAGGGCGATGTGCTGAAGTATCTGGCGCATTGCAAGCCCGAGATGGCAGCCCTGAACGCAGGCTCGTTGAACTATCTGAAAACGCGGCGGGATGGCAGCTGGGCGTGGCCGCCGATGGTTTTTCTTAATCCGGTCGACAAGGTTTCCGAAATGCTCGCCACCATGAAGGCAAACGATATCGTGCCCGAGTTCGAATGTTTCGATGTGGGCATCGTGCGGTCGGTCGGGCTTTACCGCGAAAACGGGATGGTCGGCCACGCCGACTATAATTTCGTGATGGGGGTGGCTTCCGGCATGCCGTGTGACGCCGACCTGTTGTCGCTTCTCGTCAAATACAAGGGCGGGGATTATCCGTGGCAGGCAACACTCATTGGCCGTCAGGATGTATGGCCGGTGCACCAGCGCGTGGCCGAACTTGGCGGCAACCTGCGCACGGGGCTTGAGGATTGCTTCTATCTCCCCGATGGCACCAAGGCGACCTCGAACGGCCAGATGATTGCGGCGCTGGCGGGTGTCGCGCGGAAGGTGGGGCGCAGCATCACGAGCCCCGAAGAAACCCGCGCCGCGCTCTCGGCCATGGCATGGAGCTGA
- a CDS encoding acyl-CoA dehydrogenase family protein has protein sequence MMRTGLKAFGFTDDHQQLYDTTFRYAQDQLHPLLARMDDEDWFPDDAYKALKDVGLLGLTIPEKFGGAGLDFVSSALIAEAMSYWNHCFSASWGASENLCINNIVRNASEEQKAKYLPRFVEGAIGALGLTEPGAGSDALGSMATTAKKVGDTYVLNGRKMFITNGPVADILLVYAKTDPSAGPHGISAFIVEKDTPGFSVAQKLDKMGWRGSPTGELVFEDCVVPAANLVGGENRGVAVVMSGLNIERSFLCSSSVGIAARALDLTIDYAKERRQFGKPIAGFQLIQGIIADMYTDLETFRAVSYQVMKEINDLETGGGGRGQVHLRTAMNALYTGRAVMRILDGAVQVHGGMGFMRETEVNRLYRSGKILEIGAGTNQVRQTIIAGELLK, from the coding sequence ATGATGCGCACCGGCCTCAAGGCCTTCGGCTTCACAGACGATCACCAGCAGCTTTACGACACCACGTTCCGCTATGCGCAGGATCAGCTGCATCCCTTATTGGCCCGGATGGATGATGAAGACTGGTTCCCCGACGACGCCTACAAGGCGCTGAAGGATGTGGGACTCCTCGGCCTCACCATCCCCGAAAAGTTCGGTGGTGCCGGGCTCGATTTCGTGTCGTCGGCGCTGATTGCCGAGGCCATGAGCTACTGGAACCATTGTTTCTCGGCAAGCTGGGGGGCGAGCGAGAATCTGTGCATCAACAATATCGTCCGGAACGCGAGCGAGGAGCAGAAGGCGAAATATCTGCCGCGCTTCGTGGAAGGCGCTATCGGGGCCCTTGGCCTGACCGAACCAGGTGCCGGGTCGGACGCGCTTGGCTCGATGGCGACAACGGCCAAAAAGGTGGGTGACACCTATGTGCTGAATGGCCGCAAGATGTTCATCACCAACGGGCCGGTCGCCGATATCCTGCTTGTTTATGCCAAAACCGACCCATCTGCTGGGCCGCATGGTATTTCCGCCTTCATTGTGGAGAAGGACACACCCGGTTTTTCGGTCGCCCAGAAGCTCGACAAGATGGGCTGGCGCGGCAGCCCGACGGGCGAACTGGTGTTCGAGGACTGCGTAGTGCCAGCGGCCAATCTGGTTGGCGGCGAAAACCGCGGTGTGGCGGTGGTGATGAGCGGGCTGAATATCGAGCGCTCGTTCCTGTGTTCGTCGTCCGTCGGCATCGCCGCCCGCGCGCTGGACCTCACCATCGACTATGCGAAGGAGCGCCGGCAGTTCGGCAAGCCTATCGCCGGCTTCCAGCTCATTCAGGGTATCATCGCGGATATGTATACCGACCTCGAGACCTTCCGGGCCGTCAGTTATCAGGTGATGAAGGAAATCAACGATCTTGAAACCGGTGGCGGCGGCCGGGGGCAGGTGCATCTGCGCACCGCCATGAACGCGCTTTACACCGGCCGGGCCGTGATGCGCATTCTGGACGGTGCCGTACAGGTGCATGGCGGCATGGGCTTCATGCGCGAGACGGAAGTGAACCG
- a CDS encoding enoyl-CoA hydratase-related protein: MIEQGLERGVLTLWLARPEARNALTAEMVDGLMAGLKAAADDAAVRVVVIRGRGGFLSAGADLKSMGAGGKDGVIKTNRRFGEMVEAAERFPKPLVVVAEGAALGGGFGLLCAADVAIAEAGCKFGMPEVTRGLIPAQIAPFVVARIGHTQTRRLALTGEMIDGAEAERLGLVHHVETGTEAVEARLATVLVQLRGAAPDAAFVTKALLAQMAVRVDAAMLDRAALLFTEAAMSAEGAEGMKAFAEKRKPGWAEEDA; the protein is encoded by the coding sequence ATGATCGAACAAGGCCTTGAACGCGGTGTCCTTACCCTCTGGCTCGCCCGGCCCGAAGCCCGCAACGCCCTGACCGCCGAGATGGTTGACGGCCTGATGGCTGGCCTGAAGGCTGCCGCCGATGATGCCGCGGTGCGGGTCGTGGTGATCCGAGGGCGGGGCGGTTTCCTCTCGGCAGGGGCTGACCTGAAGAGCATGGGGGCGGGTGGCAAGGATGGTGTCATCAAGACCAATCGCCGCTTCGGGGAAATGGTGGAGGCCGCCGAACGCTTCCCGAAACCGCTCGTTGTGGTGGCTGAAGGCGCGGCGCTCGGTGGGGGCTTCGGCCTTCTGTGTGCGGCCGATGTGGCGATTGCCGAAGCAGGCTGCAAGTTCGGCATGCCGGAGGTTACCCGCGGCCTGATCCCGGCCCAGATCGCGCCCTTCGTGGTGGCCCGTATCGGCCATACCCAAACCCGGCGGCTGGCACTGACCGGCGAGATGATCGACGGCGCCGAGGCCGAACGGCTGGGGCTGGTCCATCATGTGGAAACAGGCACGGAGGCCGTGGAAGCGCGGCTCGCCACGGTGCTCGTGCAGCTGCGCGGTGCGGCGCCCGATGCAGCATTCGTCACCAAGGCGCTCCTCGCGCAGATGGCGGTGAGGGTGGATGCGGCGATGCTGGACCGCGCTGCTCTTCTGTTCACCGAAGCAGCGATGAGCGCCGAGGGGGCAGAAGGCATGAAAGCCTTTGCCGAGAAACGTAAGCCAGGCTGGGCGGAGGAAGACGCATGA
- a CDS encoding acetyl/propionyl/methylcrotonyl-CoA carboxylase subunit alpha: MIRRLMIANRGEIAVRIIRTARAMGIETVAVYSEADRGALHARVADRAVCIGAAPAAQSYLNIEAVMKAAVDTGADAIHPGYGFLSENAAFAKAVEDAGLIFVGPTADVIEKMGDKREARLIAAAAGVPCVPGYDGDDRSDERLKAEAGRISFPLMIKATAGGGGRGLRRVAHLDDFDAALASARREAGAAFGSVDVLLERVIAPARHVEVQVFGDAHGNVVHLGERDCSAQRRHQKVVEEAPCSTISTETRARLHTAAVDLAKAVGYRGAGTVEFLVGSKGDIFFLEMNTRLQVEHPVTEAVTGLDLVALQLRVAAGEALGLSQEDITFTGHAIEARLYAEDPSAGFLPQTGQLERFDLAAFSGRVDSGFEGGASVSPFYDPMLAKVIAHGVTRADAIRKLAAMLRASVIAGVTTNKAYLLDILASDTFTGATHHTGTLDENPYKPEVCGEAEAAYAAALRLYAALEAVPMRSLAGWRTLHHVPERRTMEMDSKRYPFTLASMRANGGWRIVVTGTEAQHDFEIGGLRGAAISGDTIWIDTPAGHVVARDVTLAPPEKTSKAGNGRLTAPMDGQVVAVAVKAGDRVKAGDLVCTIEAMKMEHSVKADRDGTIAELIAVPGTQVKGRALLARIESEGD; encoded by the coding sequence ATGATCCGCCGCCTGATGATTGCCAACCGGGGCGAGATCGCGGTGCGTATCATCCGCACGGCCAGGGCCATGGGGATCGAAACGGTTGCTGTATATTCGGAAGCAGACCGGGGCGCGCTGCATGCCCGCGTGGCGGACCGCGCGGTTTGCATCGGTGCGGCACCGGCAGCGCAATCCTACCTGAATATCGAGGCGGTCATGAAGGCCGCCGTAGACACGGGCGCCGACGCCATCCATCCGGGCTATGGCTTCCTGTCTGAAAACGCGGCCTTCGCCAAAGCGGTGGAAGATGCGGGCCTCATCTTCGTGGGGCCGACGGCGGATGTGATCGAAAAGATGGGCGACAAGCGCGAGGCGCGGTTGATTGCAGCCGCCGCCGGTGTGCCCTGTGTGCCGGGATATGACGGCGACGACCGCTCGGACGAGCGTTTGAAGGCCGAAGCCGGGCGGATCAGTTTCCCGTTGATGATCAAGGCAACTGCCGGGGGCGGCGGCAGGGGCTTGCGGCGGGTCGCGCACCTTGATGACTTCGATGCGGCGCTTGCGTCGGCCCGGCGGGAGGCTGGCGCTGCTTTCGGGTCGGTCGATGTGCTTCTTGAGCGTGTCATTGCGCCGGCTCGCCATGTGGAAGTGCAGGTGTTCGGTGACGCCCACGGGAATGTCGTCCATCTGGGGGAGCGGGACTGCTCGGCCCAGCGGCGGCACCAGAAGGTGGTTGAGGAAGCCCCCTGCAGCACGATCAGCACCGAGACGCGCGCGCGGCTCCATACGGCAGCGGTCGATCTCGCGAAGGCTGTGGGCTACCGGGGTGCTGGCACGGTTGAATTTCTGGTGGGGTCCAAAGGCGATATCTTCTTCCTTGAGATGAACACCCGCCTGCAGGTGGAGCATCCGGTGACGGAAGCGGTCACCGGGCTTGACCTCGTGGCACTGCAGCTCCGTGTGGCAGCGGGCGAGGCGCTGGGGCTGTCGCAAGAGGACATCACCTTCACCGGTCACGCTATTGAGGCGCGCCTTTATGCGGAAGACCCCTCTGCCGGTTTCCTGCCGCAGACGGGCCAGCTTGAACGGTTCGATCTTGCAGCATTTTCCGGCCGTGTCGATAGTGGGTTTGAAGGCGGCGCCAGCGTCAGCCCCTTCTATGATCCGATGCTCGCCAAGGTTATCGCGCACGGGGTCACGCGCGCTGACGCCATCCGCAAACTTGCCGCCATGTTGCGGGCCTCGGTCATCGCCGGGGTCACCACCAACAAGGCATACCTTCTGGATATTCTGGCAAGTGACACATTTACAGGTGCCACACACCATACAGGCACGCTGGATGAAAACCCCTATAAACCAGAAGTTTGTGGCGAGGCAGAGGCCGCGTATGCTGCAGCGCTACGACTTTATGCTGCGCTTGAGGCTGTGCCGATGCGCTCGCTCGCCGGCTGGCGGACGCTGCATCATGTGCCCGAACGGCGCACTATGGAGATGGATAGCAAACGCTATCCCTTCACGCTTGCTTCCATGCGCGCCAATGGCGGTTGGCGTATCGTGGTGACGGGCACCGAGGCGCAGCATGATTTCGAGATCGGCGGCCTGAGGGGTGCAGCAATTTCGGGCGATACGATCTGGATCGACACGCCGGCCGGCCATGTGGTCGCGCGCGACGTGACGCTGGCGCCGCCCGAGAAAACATCGAAAGCCGGCAACGGTCGCCTCACCGCCCCGATGGACGGGCAGGTGGTGGCGGTGGCCGTGAAGGCCGGCGACCGGGTGAAGGCGGGTGACCTCGTTTGCACCATCGAAGCCATGAAGATGGAACACAGCGTGAAGGCCGATAGGGACGGCACGATTGCCGAACTGATCGCCGTGCCCGGCACCCAGGTGAAGGGCCGCGCCCTTCTCGCCCGCATTGAATCTGAAGGAGACTGA